One window of the Montipora foliosa isolate CH-2021 chromosome 4, ASM3666993v2, whole genome shotgun sequence genome contains the following:
- the LOC138001491 gene encoding uncharacterized protein, which produces MRIVYDASAKQNSNSPSLNDCLHTEENLMQDLTGILLRFRAHNVAFIADIEKAFLQIKLHPNVRDATRFLWLKDINKPATDTDNLRAYRFQCVLFATIQYPLMKANTWIATDLINSMYMDNVVTGLTARKRPWNTIHYHENI; this is translated from the coding sequence atgagaATAGTCTATGACGCCTCAGCAAAGCAAAACTCCAATTCACCAAGCTTAAATGACTGTCTTCACACTGAAGAGAACCTAATGCAAGACCTGACAGGAATTCTTCTCCGATTCAGAGCACACAATGTGGCATTCATCGCCGATATCGAGAAGGCATTTCTCCAGATCAAACTCCACCCAAACGTTAGAGACGCCACGCGATTTCTTTGGCTTAAAGACATCAACAAACCAGCCACCGATACAGATAACTTACGAGCATATAGGTTCCAATGCGTCCTATTTGCAACAATCCAGTATCCCTTAATGAAAGCAAATACGTGGATAGCTACTGACCTCATCAACTCAATGTACATGGATAACGTGGTGACGGGGCTGACAGCCAGGAAAAGGCCATGGAATACTATACATTATCacgaaaatatttga
- the LOC138001493 gene encoding uncharacterized protein, whose translation MQQLGLFLDDQEVLRCRGRLHYADLNYDTKFPILLPKNSIFTSLVIQHTHTMLKHGGVQDTLTQIRQQFWIAQGRQLVKRLISKCVICRKHEGPHLHSVPTPPLPKERISQSQPFQHTGIDFAGPMYVRNKNTTSSKVYVCLFTCTAIRETHLELVEDQTTEAFLRAFRRFIGRRGVPETIISDNAKTFKAAAQDLKTLHSGILSHTSTQKFLANNGIHWKFIAERAPWWGGFYERLIGMTKRCLKKTIGKASLNMIELNTILIEVEAALNSRPLTYSYMGLNYPLHLRQHTSCVDID comes from the coding sequence ATGCAACAACTAGGACTGTTCCTCGATGACCAAGAAGTACTTCGCTGTCGTGGTAGACTACACTATGCAGACCTTAACTATGACACAAAATTCCCAATTTTGTTACCTAAAAATAGCATATTCACTTCATTGGTCATCCAACATACACATACAATGCTCAAACACGGTGGAGTTCAGGACACATTAACTCAAATAAGACAACAATTCTGGATAGCCCAAGGTCGACAACTTGTTAAAAGGCTCATATCGAAGTGCGTTATATGTAGAAAACATGAAGGACCACACCTTCATTCTGTTCCAACACCACCATTACCCAAAGAACGGATCTCACAGTCACAGCCCTTCCAACACACAGGCATCGACTTTGCAGGTCCTATGTACGTCCGTAACAAGAATACTACATCGAGCAAGGTCTATGTATGCCTATTCACCTGTACTGCCATAAGGGAAACACATCTTGAACTGGTTGAAGACCAAACAACTGAAGCCTTTCTTAGAGCATTCAGACGATTTATAGGCAGAAGAGGCGTTCCGGAGACAATCATCTCTGACAATGCCAAAACGTTCAAAGCAGCCGCACAAGACCTAAAAACTCTACATAGCGGAATTCTCTCTCACACTTCAACTCAGAAGTTCCTTGCAAACAATGGCATACATTGGAAATTCATAGCCGAGAGAGCTCCGTGGTGGGGAGGATTTTATGAAAGACTGATAGGAATGACCAAAAGATGCCTGAAGAAAACAATCGGTAAAGCCTCCCTAAACATGATAGAACTAAACACCATACTGATCGAGGTTGAAGCTGCATTGAATAGCAGACCGCTAACGTATTCCTACATGGGACTTAATTATCCCCTCCACTTACGCCAGCACACTTCCTGTGTGGACATCGATTGA
- the LOC138001492 gene encoding uncharacterized protein: protein MNLREWNSSSPNLNIKAKEDKCAPKNPQTKVLGLKWDATLDTLSLSLDNMINDILQATQQKMSKRSVLSIASKIFDPFGFVEPITVKAKIMIQDIWKQNMTWDQEIRNDLKRQWIKWLDDIKNLSMFKIPRPYFSDNITSKQLHIFCDNSQRAYGAVAYLRGTSGNMTQTSFVIAKTRVAPVKTQTLPRLELLAALLGANLATYITKTLQLGKECEIVYWSKSQIVLSWLSSNKRLQPFIHTRIRKITQITGTHKWMFCPTSSNPADLITRGISTTMFYQNRALWFEGPSWLKAPNDQWPQVQ, encoded by the coding sequence ATGAATCTGAGAGAATGGAATTCGAGCTCACCAAACCTTAACATCAAAGCAAAAGAAGACAAATGCGCCCCTAAAAATCCGCAAACCAAAGTACTAGGTCTAAAGTGGGATGCGACACTGGACACGCTATCACTCTCACTCGATAACATGATAAACGACATTTTGCAAGCTACTCAACAAAAGATGAGCAAAAGGTCTGTCCTAAGCATCGCCTCAAAAATATTCGACCCTTTCGGATTTGTTGAACCTATCACCGTTAAAGCAAAGATCATGATACAAGACATATGGAAACAAAATATGACTTGGGACCAAGAAATAAGGAATGATTTAAAAAGACAGTGGATTAAATGGCTCGACGACATTAAAAACCTGTCCATGTTCAAAATACCAAGACCATATTTCAGTGACAACATCACCAGCAAACAACTTCATATATTCTGCGATAACAGTCAACGAGCCTACGGTGCGGTTGCATACCTCCGAGGAACATCAGGAAACATGACGCAAACAAGCTTCGTAATCGCCAAAACAAGAGTCGCACCCGTTAAGACGCAAACACTTCCACGATTGGAACTACTAGCAGCACTGTTAGGAGCCAACCTAGCAACGTACATCACGAAAACTTTACAACTCGGAAAGGAATGCGAAATCGTCTACTGGAGCAAGTCACAAATTGTGCTATCGTGGCTTTCATCCAACAAAAGACTGCAACCATTCATACACACGCGAATACGCAAGATAACGCAAATAACAGGGACACATAAATGGATGTTCTGTCCCACATCCTCAAACCCTGCAGACTTAATAACACGAGGAATAAGCACAACGATGTTCTATCAGAATAGAGCATTATGGTTTGAAGGTCCATCGTGGCTAAAAGCACCGAATGACCAGTGGCCACAAGTTCAGTAA